Proteins encoded by one window of Acetivibrio thermocellus ATCC 27405:
- a CDS encoding polymorphic toxin-type HINT domain-containing protein: protein MATLTLYAGKINQMPGLINEVKKSVVDYKSELSALRKKTLNINRSVCNLDEVISSIQASSQTQDRKIDSLEKFCSESEKFISEVIRIDEEVAELINKRKENFYKEYYYLKPESEKSGWEKIKDGLKSVAEWCKENWKSIAKIVAAAVVITGLGIAAALTGGVLGVILAGAFWGALAGGLIGGAVGGIAAAINGGSFLEGFADGALSGAISGAVTGAACAGLGALGALAGKSIQCMSTVGKAINVTSKVTAALSFGMDGFDMLAMGISLFDPSNALVEFNRKLHSNALYNGFQIAVNALAVFTAGAASTMKCFVAGTLILTSAGLVAIENIKAGDKVIATNPETFEVAEKTVLETYVRETTELLHLRIGGEVIKTTVDHPFYVKDVGFVEAVNLQVGDKLVDSRGNVLVVEEKKLEITGEPVKVYNFKVDDFHTYHVGNKGILVHNANYNPKTTFENLDLETASNKQKGNYGEYRANDNLINNQSLKEERYNLKRKGRSAPTSPDDKIVKGIDGIYVNEDPNSNIKYVINESKFNSAQLGKTKKGIKQMSDEWLLEKQGKRILKAVNGDRKLQKDILQALDDGQIEKVLSRVGKDGKVITYRLGSNGEIIGLWP, encoded by the coding sequence ATGGCAACTCTAACGTTATATGCCGGAAAAATCAACCAAATGCCCGGATTGATAAATGAAGTCAAGAAATCTGTGGTGGATTACAAGTCAGAATTATCCGCATTGAGAAAGAAAACTTTGAACATCAACAGAAGTGTATGCAATTTGGATGAAGTAATAAGTTCCATACAGGCATCTTCCCAGACTCAGGATAGAAAAATTGATTCACTTGAGAAATTCTGCAGTGAAAGTGAGAAGTTTATATCGGAAGTAATACGTATCGATGAAGAAGTGGCTGAGCTTATCAATAAACGGAAAGAAAATTTTTACAAAGAATATTATTATTTAAAACCGGAAAGCGAGAAAAGCGGCTGGGAAAAAATCAAGGACGGCTTAAAGTCGGTTGCGGAGTGGTGTAAAGAGAATTGGAAATCCATTGCCAAGATAGTGGCTGCCGCAGTAGTTATTACCGGGTTAGGGATAGCGGCGGCATTGACAGGAGGGGTATTGGGAGTCATACTGGCAGGAGCATTCTGGGGAGCATTGGCCGGAGGATTGATAGGAGGAGCGGTTGGAGGAATAGCCGCGGCGATAAATGGAGGTTCGTTTCTGGAAGGATTTGCGGACGGAGCATTGAGCGGAGCGATTTCCGGAGCGGTAACAGGAGCGGCATGTGCCGGGCTTGGTGCTTTAGGAGCTCTAGCAGGGAAAAGCATCCAATGTATGAGCACAGTGGGAAAAGCGATAAATGTTACATCAAAGGTTACGGCAGCACTTTCTTTTGGTATGGATGGATTTGACATGCTGGCAATGGGAATATCATTGTTTGATCCATCCAATGCATTGGTTGAATTTAACCGGAAGCTGCATTCCAATGCACTTTACAATGGATTCCAGATTGCAGTAAACGCGCTGGCTGTGTTTACTGCCGGAGCGGCATCCACAATGAAGTGCTTCGTTGCAGGCACGCTGATATTGACTTCGGCAGGCTTGGTTGCGATAGAAAATATCAAGGCAGGAGACAAGGTAATTGCGACGAATCCTGAAACTTTTGAAGTAGCGGAAAAGACGGTGCTTGAGACATATGTGAGAGAGACAACGGAGCTTTTGCATTTGAGAATCGGAGGCGAAGTAATCAAAACAACCGTCGACCATCCATTTTATGTTAAAGATGTAGGTTTTGTTGAAGCGGTGAATCTGCAAGTCGGAGACAAATTGGTTGATTCAAGAGGCAACGTTTTGGTAGTGGAAGAGAAAAAGCTCGAAATAACTGGTGAACCTGTGAAAGTTTACAACTTTAAAGTTGATGACTTTCATACTTATCATGTTGGGAATAAAGGGATATTGGTACATAATGCGAATTATAATCCTAAAACTACCTTTGAAAATCTGGATCTGGAAACCGCCAGTAACAAGCAAAAGGGTAATTATGGAGAATATCGTGCGAACGATAATTTAATTAACAATCAAAGTCTGAAAGAAGAAAGATATAATTTAAAACGAAAGGGGAGAAGTGCACCGACATCTCCGGATGATAAAATTGTAAAGGGGATAGATGGAATATATGTAAACGAGGATCCAAACTCAAATATTAAATATGTAATTAATGAGTCAAAGTTTAATAGTGCACAATTGGGGAAAACGAAAAAAGGCATAAAACAAATGTCGGATGAGTGGCTCCTTGAGAAACAAGGTAAAAGAATTTTAAAAGCAGTTAATGGCGATAGAAAGCTGCAAAAAGACATATTGCAAGCGTTAGATGATGGTCAAATAGAAAAAGTTTTATCACGAGTTGGCAAAGATGGAAAAGTGATAACATATAGACTGGGCAGCAATGGTGAAATAATCGGACTTTGGCCATAA
- a CDS encoding PoNi-like cognate immunity protein, whose amino-acid sequence MRDPLCSESYLLETIEFDKEEICERKKKIIVLKDDMEKGIQRYPKDNQSIIYATYRGMFMYNTEILIAKYSLGSHPDEMIEDYLNGIEYLENVGEEKVWYIDLLWMLSLGILLEVDKQDLKRLACVIEKQKKEDALMDFLLKACDIGWNHNTSEYERKNPYAKTAEIIQMALHDKDREKASKRLQQYIEKEWVKGHNDLDFKNAHKEPGYVGLWSFEAAALAKILGLDDSALKDNNHYPYDLAHYKNGMSFDLSWYGVPVEEEAKEEEAIVYGIPNKPELEQIIPAKFHSFVNEVIGDYNTLTDEEFWKKYNLREIWFDVKEYEEDNKAKNMLGTIIVFLLVEKEYILQLDYKEDLVDYIEDIDNYWGKEEVKLISFEVDNDQQYYAYVPKTAAIDSLYEVKLTEVEKIEEV is encoded by the coding sequence ATGAGAGATCCGTTATGCAGTGAAAGTTATTTGTTAGAAACAATAGAATTTGACAAGGAAGAAATTTGTGAAAGAAAAAAAAAGATTATTGTGCTGAAAGATGATATGGAAAAGGGCATACAAAGATATCCAAAAGACAATCAAAGCATAATTTATGCTACATATAGAGGAATGTTTATGTATAATACAGAAATACTTATAGCTAAATACTCTTTAGGTAGTCATCCGGATGAAATGATTGAAGATTATTTAAACGGTATAGAGTATTTGGAAAATGTCGGTGAAGAAAAAGTATGGTATATTGATCTTTTGTGGATGCTATCGTTAGGTATACTTTTAGAGGTAGACAAACAAGATTTAAAAAGGCTTGCTTGTGTGATAGAGAAGCAAAAAAAAGAAGACGCACTGATGGATTTTCTTTTAAAGGCTTGTGATATAGGATGGAATCATAATACAAGTGAATATGAGAGAAAAAATCCATATGCAAAGACGGCTGAAATTATACAAATGGCATTGCATGATAAAGACAGGGAAAAAGCTTCGAAAAGGCTACAACAATATATAGAGAAAGAGTGGGTTAAGGGACATAATGATCTGGACTTCAAAAATGCGCATAAAGAACCCGGCTACGTTGGCTTGTGGAGTTTTGAGGCTGCAGCATTGGCAAAGATACTGGGATTGGACGACAGCGCACTGAAAGATAACAACCATTACCCTTATGATTTGGCGCATTATAAAAATGGAATGAGTTTTGATTTAAGCTGGTATGGTGTGCCAGTTGAAGAGGAAGCCAAGGAAGAAGAGGCAATAGTGTATGGAATACCGAACAAACCTGAGTTGGAGCAAATAATACCTGCAAAATTCCACAGTTTTGTGAATGAAGTGATAGGAGACTACAATACATTGACTGATGAAGAGTTTTGGAAGAAGTATAATTTGAGAGAAATCTGGTTTGATGTTAAGGAGTACGAGGAAGATAATAAAGCCAAAAATATGTTGGGAACGATTATAGTATTTTTGCTTGTAGAGAAGGAGTATATTTTGCAGTTGGATTATAAGGAAGATTTGGTAGATTACATAGAAGATATAGATAATTATTGGGGTAAAGAGGAAGTAAAGTTGATAAGCTTTGAAGTGGACAATGACCAGCAGTATTATGCATACGTACCGAAAACCGCAGCAATAGATTCGTTGTATGAGGTGAAATTGACAGAAGTGGAGAAGATAGAGGAAGTTTAG
- a CDS encoding KilA-N domain-containing protein, with translation MASPNDEIVKGIDGIYSNKNPNSNIKYVINESRFNASQLCKTKKGIKQMSDEWLREKQGRRILKAVNGDRKLQKDIIQALKKGKVEKVLSRVGKDGKVTTYRLNSNGEIIGFWP, from the coding sequence ATGGCATCTCCGAATGATGAAATTGTAAAAGGAATAGATGGAATATATTCAAACAAGAATCCAAACTCAAATATTAAATATGTAATTAACGAATCAAGATTTAATGCTTCCCAATTATGTAAAACGAAGAAAGGCATAAAACAAATGTCGGATGAGTGGCTTCGTGAGAAACAAGGTAGAAGAATTTTGAAAGCAGTTAATGGTGATAGAAAACTCCAAAAGGACATAATACAAGCGTTAAAGAAAGGTAAGGTAGAGAAAGTTTTATCACGAGTTGGCAAGGATGGAAAAGTAACGACGTATAGGCTGAACAGCAATGGTGAAATAATTGGATTTTGGCCATAA
- a CDS encoding primase alpha helix C-terminal domain-containing protein, whose product MKGHSSFDKTLAEAPEWLLKLMEREEVLLTPFEGRSIVAGIKEGSRNSTLTSLAGTMRARGMTEEGIYTALLAENNARCNPPLDEAEIKKIYSLGFQRVSSL is encoded by the coding sequence TTGAAAGGACATTCTTCCTTTGACAAAACCCTGGCAGAAGCTCCGGAGTGGCTGTTAAAGCTCATGGAAAGGGAGGAAGTATTGCTTACACCCTTTGAAGGTAGAAGTATTGTAGCAGGGATTAAGGAAGGCAGCCGAAACAGCACCCTGACAAGCCTTGCAGGAACCATGAGAGCAAGAGGAATGACGGAGGAAGGCATCTATACGGCATTACTTGCAGAAAACAACGCAAGGTGCAATCCTCCGCTTGATGAAGCGGAAATTAAGAAAATATATAGTTTAGGTTTTCAAAGAGTTAGTAGCTTGTAA
- a CDS encoding phage/plasmid primase, P4 family: MTMMDAALKYAEANIPVIPLHWICEDGSCSCKAGSDCDSKGKHPLYTGWYKNSTTDVEQIKKWWTKTPNANIGIPTGEKSDWLVLDVDDGGDETLSALEATHGKLPDTVTAVTGSGGRHYVFIYPKGRSIPNKTKFAPGLDMRSTGGLIAVAPSIHISGNRYEWLEGHSPFERIPAEAPAWLLKLMERVEVLLTPFEGSSIIAEIKEGNRNSTLTSLAGTMRARGMTEESIYAALLAENNARCNPPLDEAEVRKIAHSVSRYQPNPPMKKHYHRTDSGNAERLRDRFGEIIRYCPAFKYWLVYDGCCWRKETGELMQFAIKTARDMLAEASRIEDEAARKELVRHAMQSENAGRLKAMIDVASNLEGMVIMPDEIDSDIWKLNCRNGVVDLKTGELLPHKREYYMSKICPVEYKPSSKAPKWMEFLNTITGGSKELVRYLQKAVGSSLSGDISEQALFVLYGTGANGKSTFLNTISDLLGDYARNTPSETFMAKRIEAIGNDIARLQGARLVTAIEINEGQRLSEALIKSFTGGDRITARFLYGEYFDFQPQFTPFLVVNHRPVIRDTSHSIWRRIKLIPFTVTIPEDKKDKQLPAKLREELPGILSWAVEGCLLWQKEGLNMPDEVKKATEGYREEMDTFSSFIEECCIVEEGRKVSNRSIRYAYETWCRENGDYPLGQKLFNAKMTERGFAVKRSGANGSRDWHGIGLADEGILL, from the coding sequence ATGACAATGATGGACGCGGCATTAAAATACGCAGAAGCCAATATCCCAGTTATACCTCTGCACTGGATTTGTGAGGATGGCTCCTGCTCCTGCAAGGCAGGGAGCGATTGCGACAGCAAGGGAAAGCATCCGTTATATACCGGCTGGTACAAGAACTCCACTACTGATGTTGAGCAAATAAAGAAATGGTGGACGAAAACCCCCAATGCCAATATCGGAATTCCTACAGGTGAGAAATCCGACTGGCTGGTGCTTGATGTGGACGATGGTGGTGATGAAACCCTATCTGCACTTGAGGCAACACATGGAAAACTTCCGGATACGGTTACTGCTGTTACAGGAAGTGGAGGTCGGCACTATGTATTTATATACCCTAAAGGCCGGAGTATTCCTAATAAGACCAAGTTTGCACCGGGTCTTGATATGCGTTCAACAGGTGGATTGATTGCCGTAGCTCCAAGCATTCATATAAGCGGTAATCGGTATGAATGGTTAGAAGGACATTCTCCCTTTGAGAGAATCCCGGCAGAAGCTCCAGCATGGTTGTTGAAGCTCATGGAAAGGGTGGAAGTATTGCTTACACCCTTTGAAGGTAGCAGTATTATTGCCGAGATTAAGGAAGGAAACCGCAACAGTACCCTGACAAGCCTTGCCGGAACCATGAGGGCAAGAGGAATGACAGAAGAGAGCATCTATGCGGCATTGCTTGCAGAAAACAACGCAAGGTGCAATCCTCCGCTTGATGAAGCGGAAGTTAGAAAGATAGCGCACAGTGTCAGCCGATACCAGCCAAATCCTCCGATGAAGAAGCATTACCACAGGACAGACAGCGGGAATGCAGAAAGGCTGCGTGACAGGTTTGGTGAAATCATTAGGTATTGTCCGGCTTTCAAATACTGGTTGGTATATGACGGCTGTTGCTGGAGGAAAGAAACCGGAGAACTTATGCAGTTTGCTATAAAAACAGCAAGAGACATGCTCGCAGAAGCAAGCCGGATAGAGGATGAGGCTGCAAGAAAAGAACTGGTGCGCCATGCCATGCAGTCTGAAAACGCAGGCAGGCTTAAAGCCATGATCGATGTGGCTTCAAACCTTGAAGGAATGGTAATTATGCCGGATGAGATTGATTCTGATATATGGAAGCTGAACTGTAGAAATGGTGTGGTAGACCTAAAGACAGGCGAACTCCTTCCTCATAAGCGGGAGTACTATATGAGCAAAATCTGCCCTGTTGAATATAAACCAAGCAGCAAGGCTCCCAAATGGATGGAATTTCTGAATACCATTACGGGAGGAAGCAAGGAGCTTGTAAGATACCTTCAAAAAGCTGTAGGCTCGTCATTAAGCGGGGATATTTCAGAGCAGGCCCTATTCGTCCTTTATGGAACAGGAGCAAACGGAAAGAGCACATTTCTAAACACCATCTCTGACCTGTTGGGAGACTATGCAAGAAATACTCCGTCCGAAACTTTTATGGCTAAAAGAATAGAAGCGATAGGAAATGATATCGCAAGGCTTCAGGGAGCAAGGCTCGTTACTGCCATAGAAATAAATGAGGGACAAAGGCTCTCTGAGGCATTGATTAAGAGCTTTACAGGCGGAGACAGAATTACAGCAAGGTTTCTTTATGGAGAATACTTTGATTTCCAGCCACAGTTCACCCCGTTTCTCGTAGTAAACCACAGACCAGTCATAAGAGATACCAGCCACAGCATTTGGAGGCGCATTAAGCTGATTCCTTTCACCGTTACCATACCCGAGGATAAAAAGGATAAGCAGCTACCGGCAAAGCTGAGAGAAGAGCTGCCTGGCATATTGTCATGGGCAGTAGAGGGTTGCCTTCTTTGGCAGAAGGAAGGACTAAATATGCCTGATGAAGTCAAAAAAGCCACAGAAGGTTACCGGGAGGAAATGGATACCTTCTCAAGTTTTATAGAGGAATGCTGCATTGTGGAGGAGGGCAGGAAAGTCTCCAATAGAAGCATCAGGTACGCTTACGAAACATGGTGCCGGGAAAATGGAGACTACCCTCTTGGACAAAAGCTATTCAATGCAAAAATGACGGAGCGCGGCTTTGCTGTCAAACGCAGCGGAGCCAATGGCAGCAGGGACTGGCATGGTATTGGTCTTGCGGATGAGGGGATACTTTTGTGA
- a CDS encoding phage major capsid protein translates to MRFIADLVHEKKQLVEKAEAILNEAEKAGGSLTKEQEQQFNRYKDRITRINDSIDEELSKIRTSEPILNMPHNPMAREDVSKIPVTKAISKSFRGMFYGNETVSLSNNGFHSMDEFLRTLHSGRADNRLINASMVEGIPEFGGYSVPEEYGAFLMDKSLENEIIRPRATVWAMGSETKKVSAFDGADRTNHLFGGISGEWLEEGQTGTRKTAKLRLIQLKAKKLACFSQASNELIADGMSFEEMLAGALIKGLGWYMDYAFINGTGEGQPLGIINDPALITVNKEASQEPATITYQNVVNMFSRLAPSCFTNAVWLANPSVIPQLLTMTITIGTGGAQIPVFREESGKFTLLGKEVLFTEKCPTLGAKGDLILADLSQYAIGMRKEIALDRSNVPGWMEDMTDYRVIVRVDGQGTWDKPITPKNGATLSWAVALEAR, encoded by the coding sequence ATGAGATTTATAGCAGATTTAGTACATGAGAAAAAGCAATTGGTGGAGAAAGCAGAAGCTATTTTAAACGAAGCGGAAAAAGCAGGTGGAAGTTTGACTAAGGAACAGGAGCAACAGTTTAACCGCTACAAAGACAGAATAACACGCATCAATGATAGCATTGATGAAGAATTATCAAAAATCAGAACCTCTGAGCCAATATTGAATATGCCGCACAATCCCATGGCTCGTGAAGATGTGTCAAAAATTCCGGTAACAAAGGCTATATCAAAATCATTCAGAGGGATGTTCTATGGAAACGAAACTGTGAGCTTAAGCAACAATGGTTTTCATTCCATGGATGAATTCCTGAGAACACTTCACTCAGGCAGAGCCGACAACAGGCTAATAAATGCCAGTATGGTGGAAGGAATACCCGAATTCGGCGGATATTCCGTACCGGAGGAATACGGAGCCTTCCTGATGGATAAATCCCTGGAGAATGAGATCATTCGTCCCAGAGCAACAGTATGGGCAATGGGAAGTGAAACAAAGAAAGTATCAGCCTTTGATGGAGCAGACAGAACCAATCACCTATTCGGCGGTATCTCAGGAGAATGGCTGGAGGAAGGACAGACAGGCACACGAAAAACAGCCAAGTTAAGGCTGATTCAACTGAAAGCCAAGAAGCTGGCCTGCTTCTCACAGGCATCCAATGAACTTATTGCAGATGGTATGTCCTTTGAGGAAATGTTAGCTGGAGCGCTTATTAAAGGCTTGGGCTGGTACATGGACTATGCCTTTATCAATGGAACCGGTGAAGGCCAGCCTCTTGGTATTATAAATGACCCGGCACTGATTACTGTAAATAAAGAGGCTTCTCAAGAACCAGCCACAATTACCTATCAAAACGTGGTCAATATGTTCTCAAGGCTTGCTCCGTCATGTTTTACCAATGCGGTATGGCTTGCCAATCCATCGGTAATACCACAATTGCTCACCATGACCATTACCATTGGTACCGGTGGCGCTCAGATACCGGTATTCAGGGAAGAGAGCGGGAAATTCACACTTCTGGGTAAGGAGGTCTTATTCACTGAGAAATGCCCCACATTGGGTGCTAAGGGAGATTTAATCCTTGCAGATCTTTCCCAGTATGCCATAGGCATGAGGAAAGAGATCGCTCTTGACCGCTCCAATGTCCCAGGCTGGATGGAGGATATGACCGACTACAGGGTGATAGTGCGTGTAGATGGTCAGGGAACCTGGGATAAACCTATAACACCGAAAAACGGAGCAACGCTCTCATGGGCAGTGGCTTTGGAAGCGAGATGA
- a CDS encoding IS110-like element ISCth6 family transposase, with amino-acid sequence MVETLEKERIDIYHKRNTCFVGIDMHKDAHCAVVIDCWMNKLGEVNFENRPSRFPAFVEDVRKICGIKEIVFGLEDTRGFGRNLAAYLVGRKFEVKHVNPAYTSAVRLANPIIYKDDSYDAYCVARVLRDMVDTLQDAKHEDIFWTIRQMVKRRDLIVKSNVMNKNQLHSQLAYSYPSYRKFFAMIDSKSALCFWENYPSPEYIWKTTPEEIYQTIKPVHQALKIQRIHEIISMIERDGDTRKDYQPERDFIVRNIVKDIRHNKELIAEIDDELRKLIPLTGYKLHTMPGIDLVTEAQIISEIGDINRFPDSDKLARFMGLAPVQFSSAGKGKDQRCRNGNRALNAIFHFLAIQMVAVSASGKPRHPVFREYFEQKVKEGKNKPQALVCVARRLVRIIYGMMKTKTEYRPYEKTDDKN; translated from the coding sequence GTGGTGGAGACATTGGAAAAGGAAAGGATAGATATTTATCATAAACGAAACACCTGCTTTGTTGGAATTGATATGCACAAGGACGCACATTGTGCAGTTGTAATTGATTGTTGGATGAATAAACTGGGTGAGGTTAACTTTGAAAACAGGCCATCCAGATTCCCTGCATTCGTTGAGGATGTAAGGAAGATTTGCGGGATAAAGGAAATTGTATTCGGACTTGAAGATACCAGAGGCTTTGGCAGAAACCTTGCTGCCTATCTGGTGGGCAGGAAGTTTGAAGTAAAGCACGTAAACCCTGCATATACAAGCGCTGTAAGGCTTGCAAACCCCATTATTTACAAGGATGACTCCTATGATGCCTATTGTGTGGCAAGGGTGCTCAGGGATATGGTGGACACTCTGCAGGATGCCAAGCATGAGGATATATTCTGGACAATACGGCAAATGGTGAAAAGACGGGATTTGATTGTAAAAAGTAATGTGATGAACAAGAACCAGCTCCACAGCCAGCTTGCTTATAGCTACCCATCCTACAGGAAATTCTTTGCCATGATTGATTCCAAGAGTGCCTTATGCTTCTGGGAGAACTACCCGTCACCGGAGTATATATGGAAAACAACACCAGAAGAAATATATCAGACGATAAAGCCTGTGCATCAGGCGCTTAAAATACAGCGCATCCATGAGATTATATCCATGATTGAAAGGGATGGAGACACAAGAAAGGACTATCAGCCCGAAAGGGATTTTATTGTGAGAAACATCGTGAAGGATATCAGACACAACAAGGAGTTGATTGCCGAAATTGACGATGAACTAAGAAAGCTGATACCTTTGACAGGCTATAAGCTACATACAATGCCGGGAATCGACCTTGTTACAGAAGCACAGATAATATCTGAAATCGGAGATATTAACCGTTTCCCTGACTCAGACAAGCTGGCTCGGTTTATGGGCTTGGCACCGGTGCAATTCAGCTCTGCCGGAAAGGGTAAAGACCAAAGATGCAGGAATGGCAACAGGGCACTAAATGCGATATTTCACTTTCTTGCAATCCAGATGGTAGCAGTATCGGCCTCAGGAAAGCCAAGACACCCGGTATTCAGGGAGTATTTTGAGCAGAAGGTCAAAGAGGGCAAGAACAAGCCACAGGCGCTTGTATGCGTGGCAAGGCGGCTTGTGAGGATAATCTACGGTATGATGAAAACCAAGACTGAATACAGGCCATATGAGAAGACTGACGACAAGAACTGA
- a CDS encoding bifunctional DNA primase/polymerase: protein MTMMDAALKYAEANIPVIPLHWICEGGLCSCKAGKNCDSKGKHPLYTGWYNNSTTDVEQIKKWWTKTPNANIGIPTGAKSGWLVLDVDDGGDETLSALEATHGKLPDTVTAVTGGGGLHYIFKYSQGRSIPNKTKFAPGFDNHSTGGLIVVAPSIHVSDNQYQWLKGHSSFDKTLAEAPEWLLKLMEREEVLLTPFEGRSIVAGIKEGSRNSTLTSLAGTMRARGMTEEGIYTALLAENNARCNPPLDEAEIKKIYSLGFQRVSSL from the coding sequence GTGACAATGATGGACGCGGCATTAAAATATGCAGAAGCCAATATCCCGGTTATACCTCTGCACTGGATTTGTGAGGGTGGCTTATGCTCCTGCAAGGCAGGGAAAAATTGCGACAGCAAGGGAAAGCATCCGTTATATACCGGCTGGTACAATAATTCCACTACTGATGTTGAGCAAATAAAGAAATGGTGGACGAAAACACCCAATGCCAATATAGGCATTCCTACAGGTGCGAAATCCGGCTGGCTGGTGCTTGATGTGGACGATGGCGGTGATGAAACTCTATCGGCTCTTGAAGCAACACATGGAAAACTTCCTGATACGGTTACCGCTGTTACCGGAGGTGGCGGTCTGCACTATATCTTCAAATACTCACAAGGCAGGAGTATTCCAAATAAGACCAAGTTTGCACCGGGTTTTGATAACCATTCAACAGGTGGACTGATTGTCGTAGCTCCAAGCATTCATGTAAGCGATAATCAGTACCAATGGTTGAAAGGACATTCTTCCTTTGACAAAACCCTGGCAGAAGCTCCGGAGTGGCTGTTAAAGCTCATGGAAAGGGAGGAAGTATTGCTTACACCCTTTGAAGGTAGAAGTATTGTAGCAGGGATTAAGGAAGGCAGCCGAAACAGCACCCTGACAAGCCTTGCAGGAACCATGAGAGCAAGAGGAATGACGGAGGAAGGCATCTATACGGCATTACTTGCAGAAAACAACGCAAGGTGCAATCCTCCGCTTGATGAAGCGGAAATTAAGAAAATATATAGTTTAGGTTTTCAAAGAGTTAGTAGCTTGTAA